A window from Drosophila nasuta strain 15112-1781.00 chromosome 3, ASM2355853v1, whole genome shotgun sequence encodes these proteins:
- the LOC132789455 gene encoding protein dj-1beta gives MGKSALVILAPGAEEMEFTIATDVLRRAGIAVTVAGLNGSEPVKGSRDIIIVPDKSLDQAVDQPYDVVVLPGGLGGSNAMGESKAVGELLRTQESAGRLIAAICAAPTALAKHGIATGKSLTSYPAMKDQLADKYSYVDDKNVVQDGNLITSRGPGTSFEFALKISEQLAGAEKAQEVAKGMLLTFK, from the exons atggGTAAAAGTGCATTGGTTATCTTGGCCCCCGGCGCTGAGGAAATGGAGTTTACAATTGCCACTGACGTTCTGCGTCGTGCGGGC ATCGCTGTGACAGTTGCCGGTCTTAATGGCAGTGAGCCCGTCAAGGGCTCTCGAGACATAATCATCGTACCCGACAAGTCGCTGGATCAAGCAGTGGATCAACCCTACGATGTGGTTGTGCTGCCAGGTGGTTTAGGTGGCTCCAATGCCATGGGCGAGTCGAAGGCTGTTGGCGAACTGTTGCGCACTCAGGAATCAGCTGGACGTCTGATTGCCGCGATATGTGCTGCTCCCACGGCGCTTGCCAAGCATGGCATTGCCACCGGCAAATCTCTGACTTCATACCCGGCAATGAAGGATCAACTTGCAGATAAATACAG TTATGTGGACGATAAGAACGTTGTTCAGGATGGCAATTTGATTACCAGCCGTGGGCCAGGCACATCCTTTGAGTTCGCCCTGAAGATCTCCGAGCAGTTGGCGGGTGCTGAAAAGGCCCAGGAGGTTGCCAAGGGCATGCTGCTGAccttcaaataa